Proteins encoded within one genomic window of Micromonospora halotolerans:
- a CDS encoding isochorismatase family protein — MSTLVDRPHTALLVIDVQNGVVQHAHDRDRVVGNIATLVDRARAAGVEVVWVQHRSEDLPTGSEQWQYVPELVRRDSEALVHKAWGDSFEETDLESVLATRGVGRLVVTGAQTDACIRSTLHGAITRGYDATLVADAHTTEDLSAYGAPPPEQVIAHTNLYWGFHSAPGRTAGTIDTADVEFAPVHA, encoded by the coding sequence ATGAGCACGCTCGTCGACCGACCGCACACCGCTCTGCTCGTCATCGACGTGCAGAACGGCGTCGTGCAGCACGCCCACGACCGGGACCGGGTGGTCGGCAACATCGCCACCCTCGTCGACCGGGCCCGCGCCGCCGGGGTCGAGGTGGTCTGGGTGCAGCACCGCAGCGAGGACCTGCCCACCGGCAGCGAGCAGTGGCAGTACGTGCCCGAGCTGGTGCGCCGCGACAGCGAGGCGCTGGTGCACAAAGCCTGGGGCGACTCCTTCGAGGAGACCGACCTGGAGTCGGTCCTCGCCACGCGCGGCGTCGGCCGGCTGGTCGTGACCGGCGCGCAGACCGACGCGTGCATCCGGTCCACGCTGCACGGCGCGATCACCCGTGGCTACGACGCGACGCTGGTCGCCGACGCCCACACCACCGAGGACCTCTCCGCCTACGGCGCCCCGCCGCCGGAGCAGGTCATCGCCCACACCAACCTCTACTGGGGCTTCCACTCCGCGCCCGGCCGCACCGCGGGCACGATCGACACCGCCGACGTCGAGTTCGCGCCGGTCCACGCCTGA
- a CDS encoding MarR family winged helix-turn-helix transcriptional regulator, with product MTDRDPVEQHIERWLPVVPDLDPDVEGAVIRMLLLSRHLREVKDRALAELDLQEKEYGTLHALAGRGGRAAPSEIAGDLRMAPASITARVDALVRRGFVRRIPSEVDRRRIDVELTDAGRAAWRRAIGVVGDEEIRVFGVLTPDERRTLSGLLRRVTLAAEPPPGRI from the coding sequence GTGACCGACCGCGATCCCGTCGAGCAGCACATCGAACGCTGGCTGCCCGTGGTGCCCGACCTGGACCCCGACGTGGAGGGGGCGGTCATCCGGATGCTGCTGCTCAGCCGGCACCTGCGCGAGGTGAAGGACCGGGCGCTGGCCGAGCTGGACCTCCAGGAGAAGGAGTACGGCACCCTGCACGCCCTCGCCGGCCGGGGCGGCCGGGCGGCGCCCTCGGAGATCGCCGGCGACCTGCGGATGGCGCCCGCCTCGATCACCGCGCGGGTGGACGCACTGGTCCGCCGGGGCTTCGTCCGACGGATCCCGTCCGAGGTGGATCGCCGCCGAATCGACGTGGAGCTCACCGACGCCGGCCGGGCCGCCTGGCGGCGGGCCATCGGGGTGGTCGGTGACGAGGAGATCCGGGTCTTCGGTGTGCTGACCCCGGACGAGCGGCGGACCCTGTCCGGCCTGCTCCGCCGGGTCACCCTGGCGGCCGAGCCGCCGCCCGGCCGGATCTGA
- a CDS encoding MFS transporter, protein MTHPLRLRAFRLLFLGRTVSAVGDAVVPTALALAVLRATGSTAALAVVLGCAMVPRLLLLPLGGVVADRFDARRVALGTDLVRCVAQLVVGIELLGGVPTLAHLAVASAVGGAASAFAIPTSSPLVAGTVDAGGRQRANALMGATGNASRLAGPALAGLLVWTVGPGWAFVLDGASFAVSAALLAVIRVRHVPVPHRSLRADLVFGWREVRARDWYWSSLIAHGVWNGAAAVLLTLGPVVAVDRLGGEGVWVLLQQAGAVGLLAGSLLAARARPRRPVLLGNLALAAYAAPLLLLAVAAPAPATVTAYCLALVALGFLNPVWETVVQGQFPPEVLARVTSYDWLMSLGAMPLGYALAPLAAGAWGAPVPLAVAGVLVLVACVGTAAVPGVRRLGWPAPTPPAAAEPAPVGR, encoded by the coding sequence ATGACGCATCCCCTCCGGCTCCGGGCCTTCCGCCTGCTGTTCCTCGGCCGCACGGTCTCGGCGGTCGGCGACGCCGTGGTCCCCACCGCGCTGGCCCTGGCCGTGCTCCGGGCCACCGGCTCGACCGCCGCCCTCGCCGTGGTGCTCGGCTGCGCGATGGTGCCCCGGCTGCTGCTGCTCCCCCTCGGCGGCGTGGTCGCCGACCGCTTCGACGCCCGCCGCGTCGCCCTCGGCACCGACCTGGTGCGCTGCGTGGCCCAACTGGTCGTCGGCATCGAACTGCTCGGCGGCGTCCCCACCCTGGCCCACCTCGCGGTCGCCTCCGCCGTCGGCGGCGCGGCCTCGGCGTTCGCCATACCGACCTCGTCCCCGCTGGTCGCCGGCACCGTCGACGCCGGCGGCCGGCAGCGGGCCAACGCACTGATGGGCGCCACCGGCAACGCCAGCCGGCTGGCCGGCCCCGCCCTGGCCGGGCTGCTGGTCTGGACCGTCGGACCGGGGTGGGCGTTCGTGCTGGACGGCGCCTCGTTCGCGGTCAGCGCCGCGCTGCTGGCCGTCATCCGGGTGCGGCACGTGCCCGTCCCGCACCGGTCGCTCCGCGCCGACCTGGTGTTCGGTTGGCGCGAGGTCCGCGCCCGCGACTGGTACTGGAGCAGCCTGATCGCCCACGGCGTCTGGAACGGCGCCGCCGCGGTGCTGCTCACCCTCGGCCCGGTCGTCGCCGTGGACCGCCTCGGCGGCGAAGGCGTCTGGGTGCTGCTCCAGCAGGCCGGCGCCGTGGGCCTGCTGGCCGGGTCGCTGCTCGCCGCCCGGGCCCGCCCCCGCCGGCCGGTGCTGCTCGGCAACCTGGCCCTCGCCGCGTACGCGGCGCCGTTGCTGCTGCTCGCCGTCGCCGCGCCCGCCCCGGCGACCGTGACCGCCTACTGCCTCGCGCTGGTCGCCCTCGGCTTCCTCAACCCGGTCTGGGAGACCGTCGTGCAGGGCCAGTTCCCGCCCGAGGTGCTCGCCCGCGTCACCTCGTACGACTGGCTCATGTCGCTGGGCGCCATGCCGCTCGGGTACGCCCTCGCCCCGCTCGCCGCCGGGGCCTGGGGCGCCCCCGTCCCGCTCGCCGTGGCCGGGGTGCTGGTCCTGGTCGCCTGCGTCGGGACGGCCGCCGTCCCCGGCGTACGCCGGCTGGGCTGGCCGGCCCCGACCCCGCCGGCCGCCGCGGAGCCCGCACCGGTGGGGCGCTGA
- a CDS encoding cupin domain-containing protein — MSPEPIELAAALARFDQLWSPRIVTTVNDYDVRIAKVAGEHVWHAHDHTDEFFLVLDGELRIALRDGADGAEREVVLPRGAVFVVPRGVEHRPSAPDGASILMFEPSGTSSVGERHDEVPGHVDTTTGHRL, encoded by the coding sequence ATGAGCCCTGAGCCGATCGAGCTGGCCGCCGCCCTGGCGCGCTTCGACCAGCTGTGGAGTCCCCGCATCGTCACCACCGTCAACGATTACGACGTCCGGATCGCCAAGGTGGCCGGCGAGCACGTCTGGCACGCCCACGACCACACCGACGAGTTCTTCCTGGTCCTCGACGGCGAGCTGCGCATCGCCCTGCGCGACGGGGCGGACGGCGCGGAACGCGAGGTGGTGCTGCCGCGCGGCGCGGTGTTCGTGGTGCCGCGCGGGGTGGAGCACCGGCCGTCCGCGCCGGACGGCGCGTCGATCCTGATGTTCGAGCCGTCCGGCACGTCCAGCGTGGGGGAGCGGCACGACGAGGTGCCCGGGCACGTGGACACCACCACGGGGCACCGGCTCTGA
- a CDS encoding GNAT family N-acetyltransferase, producing MRIREYAETDWDQVWPIVEDVIAAQETFPYDPTWPAEVAHEVWVERPPGRTVVAEEDGTVLGTTKMGANRPGPGAHVATASFMVAAAARGRGVGRALCEHALDWARREGFAAMQFNAVVETNTAAVALYRRLGFTVVGTVPESFAHPTLGRVGLHVMHRPL from the coding sequence ATGCGCATCCGGGAGTACGCCGAGACCGACTGGGACCAGGTCTGGCCGATCGTCGAGGACGTCATCGCCGCCCAGGAGACCTTCCCGTACGACCCGACGTGGCCGGCCGAGGTGGCCCACGAGGTGTGGGTGGAACGACCGCCGGGCCGCACGGTGGTCGCCGAGGAGGACGGCACGGTGCTCGGCACCACCAAGATGGGCGCCAACCGGCCCGGGCCGGGCGCGCACGTGGCCACCGCCAGCTTCATGGTGGCCGCCGCCGCCCGGGGCCGCGGCGTCGGCCGGGCGCTGTGCGAGCACGCCCTGGACTGGGCCCGGCGGGAGGGCTTCGCCGCGATGCAGTTCAACGCGGTGGTCGAGACCAACACGGCGGCCGTCGCGCTGTACCGGCGGCTCGGCTTCACGGTGGTCGGCACCGTGCCGGAGTCCTTCGCGCACCCCACGCTCGGGCGGGTGGGGCTGCACGTCATGCACCGTCCCCTGTGA
- a CDS encoding ArnT family glycosyltransferase: MAEPVTDLDRPDTGASAAPTTPPPGPRTAAPWLVGGAVTAVLLLLAGRYGNHRDELYFLLCGRHLDWGYVDQGPLVPALARLADTLAPGNLVLLRTPSALIAGAAVVLVAAIAREFGAGRGTQLAAAVLAAAAGVVLAPGHLLSTTTVDLLVWLVAAWCAVRMLRTGDSRWALGIGLVLGAGTLNKLLPGLLAVGLLAGVLIAGPRRLLRDRWVLAGAGAAALLAVPYLAWQATHGFPQLSVASSIAGGDSSYSGRLDAIVLQLLIISPFATPVWIAGLVALLRRPGWAAYRALGCAWLVVFAIVVLAGGKGYYDAPLLLVLTAAGAVVTADWARRGVARARQALLATAAALMVASSAILLLPTLPADRLPGFVVEVNYDAGETIGWPAFADSVAAVHRALPPEERDRAIVLTGNYGEAGALARYGPARGLPRAYSGHNSMAGFGRPADDADVVIVVGWERPDPLRAWFTEVTEAGRVDQRVDVDNDENGGPIFVCRGLRRPWSQIWDSEVSHAS; encoded by the coding sequence GTGGCCGAACCCGTCACCGACCTCGACCGCCCCGACACCGGGGCGTCCGCCGCGCCGACCACCCCGCCACCCGGGCCGCGCACCGCCGCGCCCTGGTTGGTCGGCGGGGCCGTCACCGCCGTGCTGCTGCTGCTCGCCGGGCGCTACGGCAACCACCGCGACGAGCTCTACTTCCTGCTCTGCGGCCGGCACCTCGACTGGGGCTACGTCGACCAGGGCCCGCTCGTGCCCGCCCTCGCGCGGCTGGCCGACACCCTCGCGCCCGGCAACCTGGTGCTCCTGCGCACCCCGTCGGCGCTGATCGCCGGCGCGGCTGTGGTGCTGGTCGCGGCGATCGCCCGGGAGTTCGGCGCGGGCCGCGGCACCCAGCTGGCCGCCGCCGTGCTCGCCGCCGCGGCCGGGGTGGTGCTGGCCCCCGGTCACCTGCTCAGCACGACCACGGTCGACCTGCTGGTCTGGCTGGTCGCCGCCTGGTGCGCGGTGCGGATGCTGCGCACCGGCGACAGCCGCTGGGCGCTCGGCATCGGCCTGGTGCTCGGCGCGGGCACGCTCAACAAGCTGCTGCCCGGGCTGCTCGCCGTCGGACTGCTGGCCGGGGTGCTCATCGCCGGGCCGCGCCGGCTGCTGCGCGACCGGTGGGTGCTGGCCGGCGCCGGCGCCGCCGCCCTGCTCGCCGTGCCCTACCTCGCCTGGCAGGCCACGCACGGCTTCCCCCAGCTCTCGGTGGCCTCGTCGATCGCCGGTGGCGACAGCTCCTACAGCGGCCGGCTCGACGCGATCGTGCTCCAGCTGCTCATCATCAGCCCGTTCGCCACCCCGGTGTGGATCGCCGGGCTCGTGGCGCTGCTGCGCCGGCCCGGCTGGGCGGCGTACCGGGCGCTCGGCTGCGCCTGGCTCGTGGTGTTCGCGATCGTCGTGCTGGCCGGCGGCAAGGGCTACTACGACGCCCCGCTGCTTTTGGTGCTCACGGCGGCCGGCGCGGTGGTCACCGCCGACTGGGCCCGGCGCGGCGTGGCCCGGGCCCGGCAGGCGCTGCTCGCCACGGCCGCCGCCCTGATGGTCGCCAGCAGCGCGATCCTGCTGCTTCCCACCCTGCCCGCCGACCGCCTGCCCGGCTTCGTGGTCGAGGTCAACTACGACGCGGGCGAGACCATCGGCTGGCCGGCGTTCGCCGACTCGGTCGCCGCCGTGCACCGGGCCCTGCCGCCCGAGGAGCGCGACCGGGCGATCGTGCTCACCGGCAACTATGGCGAGGCCGGCGCGCTGGCTCGCTACGGCCCGGCCCGCGGCCTGCCCCGGGCCTACTCCGGGCACAACAGCATGGCCGGGTTCGGCCGGCCGGCCGACGACGCCGACGTGGTGATCGTCGTCGGCTGGGAGCGACCCGACCCGCTGCGCGCCTGGTTCACGGAGGTCACCGAGGCCGGCCGGGTCGACCAGCGCGTCGACGTGGACAACGACGAGAACGGCGGGCCGATCTTCGTCTGCCGCGGCCTGCGCCGCCCCTGGTCGCAGATCTGGGACAGTGAGGTGAGCCACGCCTCCTGA
- a CDS encoding TIGR04222 domain-containing membrane protein, producing MLWGVSGPLFLLDYLGAVAVAVAVALAARELTGRQARGDLPDAVELAYLTDRALLACQVGVAALHRAGVVRLGELATLSVDGPPPPRSPALVRALHAALRRPQTWAAVLADPGVGRALRRLVGRLVRDGWLLTPAQRRRIALGTLPLFAVAAVGVTRLVESAVEGRDAGGPASVVGLLLCCLATALGGWWLCEVPETGAAARRLLRRQRREHAELDPQRRPTWRERGADQLLIAMALFGPRPLLAVDPGFAVQVGVDPERNRPAPEPKPARR from the coding sequence ATGCTCTGGGGTGTCAGCGGACCGCTCTTCCTTCTCGACTACCTGGGTGCGGTCGCCGTGGCCGTCGCCGTCGCGCTGGCGGCGCGGGAGCTGACCGGCCGGCAGGCCCGGGGGGACCTCCCGGACGCGGTCGAGCTGGCCTACCTCACCGACCGCGCCCTGCTGGCCTGTCAGGTGGGCGTGGCCGCGCTGCACCGCGCCGGCGTCGTACGCCTCGGCGAACTGGCCACCCTGTCCGTGGACGGCCCGCCGCCGCCCCGGTCGCCCGCGCTGGTCCGCGCCCTGCACGCCGCGCTGCGCCGGCCGCAGACCTGGGCCGCGGTGCTCGCCGACCCCGGTGTCGGCCGGGCGCTGCGCCGGCTGGTCGGCCGGCTCGTCCGGGACGGCTGGCTGCTCACCCCGGCGCAGCGGCGACGCATCGCGCTGGGCACCCTGCCGCTGTTCGCGGTCGCCGCGGTCGGGGTGACCCGGCTGGTGGAGAGCGCCGTCGAGGGACGGGACGCCGGTGGCCCGGCCTCCGTGGTGGGCCTGCTGCTGTGCTGCCTGGCCACCGCGCTGGGCGGCTGGTGGCTGTGCGAGGTGCCGGAGACCGGCGCGGCCGCCCGCCGGCTGCTGCGCCGACAGCGCCGGGAGCACGCCGAGCTGGATCCGCAGCGGCGGCCGACCTGGCGGGAGCGGGGCGCCGACCAGCTGCTGATCGCGATGGCGCTGTTCGGGCCGCGCCCGCTGCTCGCCGTCGACCCGGGTTTCGCCGTGCAGGTCGGCGTCGACCCGGAACGCAACCGCCCCGCCCCGGAGCCGAAACCCGCCCGCCGCTGA
- a CDS encoding vWA domain-containing protein, whose translation MVHLRRSVLLLAALATTVTAGACTADGGGQRSGAAHGPVRPDSGAPWSGDETRASDDPLSTFAVDVDTASYGYARRLIMDGRLPERGAVRPEEFVNSFRQDYPQPAGDGFAVHVDGARLPETHEAAADERLLRVGLQTRAEDEERRPDAALTFVIDVSGSMGEPGRLDLVRDALHTLVDQLRPTDSIAVVEFSDEARVVREMTPVADARPLHAAIDSLHTRDSTNLEAGLVLGYRVARDGFRPGRTNRVIVLSDGLANVGSTDAEPILRRVRAEAEKQIALLGVGVGSSYGDELMEQLADRGDGFAVYVSERDQAREVFVRQLPATLSVRALDAKVQVTFAPQAVRSYRLVGYDNRAVADEDFRDERVDGGEVGPGHSVTALYAVRLAEGAAPSDRIAQVQVRWTDPADRTPAETYGSVTVADVQPGFATASPRLRACYAAAWFAETLRGAESDGPVRLTDLATIADGAAAATEDAEVRDLARVIRSADELR comes from the coding sequence ATGGTCCACCTGAGACGGTCGGTGCTGCTGCTGGCGGCGCTGGCGACCACCGTGACGGCCGGCGCCTGCACCGCCGACGGCGGCGGACAGCGCAGCGGCGCGGCCCACGGGCCGGTCCGCCCGGATTCCGGCGCCCCCTGGTCCGGTGACGAGACCCGGGCCTCCGACGACCCGCTCTCCACCTTTGCCGTCGACGTCGACACCGCGTCGTACGGCTACGCCCGGCGGCTCATCATGGACGGCCGGCTGCCGGAGCGCGGCGCGGTGCGGCCGGAGGAGTTCGTCAACTCGTTCCGCCAGGACTACCCGCAGCCCGCCGGGGACGGCTTCGCCGTGCACGTCGACGGCGCCCGCCTGCCGGAGACCCACGAGGCCGCCGCCGACGAGCGGCTGCTGCGGGTCGGCCTGCAGACCCGCGCCGAGGACGAGGAACGCCGCCCCGACGCGGCGCTCACCTTCGTCATCGACGTCTCCGGATCGATGGGCGAGCCGGGCCGGCTCGACCTGGTCCGCGACGCCCTGCACACGCTGGTGGACCAGTTGCGCCCCACCGACTCCATCGCCGTGGTCGAGTTCAGCGACGAGGCCCGGGTGGTGCGGGAGATGACACCGGTCGCCGACGCCCGGCCGCTGCACGCGGCGATCGACTCGCTGCACACCCGGGACAGCACCAACCTGGAAGCCGGGCTGGTGCTCGGGTACCGGGTGGCCCGGGACGGCTTCCGCCCCGGCCGGACGAACCGGGTGATCGTGCTCTCCGACGGGCTGGCCAACGTCGGCAGCACCGACGCCGAGCCGATCCTGCGCCGGGTACGCGCCGAGGCGGAGAAGCAGATCGCCCTGCTCGGCGTGGGCGTGGGCAGCAGCTACGGCGACGAGCTGATGGAGCAGCTCGCCGACCGGGGCGACGGCTTCGCCGTCTACGTCAGCGAGCGGGATCAGGCCCGCGAGGTGTTCGTCCGGCAGTTGCCGGCCACGCTCAGCGTGCGGGCGCTGGACGCCAAGGTGCAGGTGACCTTCGCGCCGCAGGCGGTGCGCTCCTACCGGCTGGTCGGCTACGACAACCGCGCCGTGGCCGACGAGGACTTCCGCGACGAACGGGTCGACGGCGGCGAGGTCGGCCCCGGGCACAGCGTCACCGCGCTGTACGCGGTCCGGCTCGCCGAGGGCGCGGCCCCCTCGGACCGGATCGCCCAGGTGCAGGTGCGCTGGACCGACCCGGCCGACCGGACCCCGGCCGAGACGTACGGGTCGGTGACGGTCGCCGACGTGCAGCCCGGCTTCGCCACGGCCTCACCGCGGCTGCGGGCCTGCTACGCGGCGGCCTGGTTCGCCGAGACGCTGCGGGGTGCGGAGTCCGACGGGCCGGTCCGGCTGACCGACCTGGCCACCATCGCGGACGGGGCGGCCGCCGCCACCGAGGACGCCGAGGTGCGGGACCTGGCGCGGGTGATCCGGTCCGCCGACGAGCTGCGCTGA
- a CDS encoding glycosyltransferase — translation MTLPSRRTAGRFVVASLALVVGSVLLVEAYANASFRPDHVRDAEDQVTVPAEILRGGPVLDARGAQPRTYRLPARTIALTFDDGPDPTWTPRVLDVLHRHHAPATFFVIGSQVARHPDLARRAVAEGHELGVHTFTHPDVSLLPAWRRRMEYAQTQMAIVHAAGVRTSLLRFPYSSEPSAVDDANWPVIRQAAGRGYLTVVNDLDGEDWTRPGVDAIVRNLTPAGDAGAVVLLHDAGGDRSQTLAALDRFIPLMRARGYTFTTVSGGMNRARPEAAAFAGNVAASTGDRWRAAPICWAVRLADGILRGLALLFVVVGLLMLTRTLLLLLLARRLARRRRAHRWPWGVTTAPVSVIVPAYNERAGIVATVRSLVANDHPGIEVIVVDDGSTDGTADLVDALGLPGVRVIRKPNGGKATALNTGLLYASHDIIVTVDADTVFEPDAIRRLVEPFTDPGIGAVAGNVKVTNRHRLLGKWQHIEYVIGFSLDRRFYEKLGCIPTVPGAIGAFRRRALTEVGGVSGDTLAEDTDVTMAVLRAGWRVVYQDRARAWTEAPASVGDLWRQRYRWSYGTLQSMWKHRGAWRDRGPGARFGRFGLPMLALFGVLLPLLGPVLDVLAVYGLFFLDTKETAVAWLVMLAVQMLTAAVAFKLDREPLRPLLTLPIQQFAYRQLMYLVLARSMVTALTGARLGWRRVKRAGEAVEKTPVPQGAGARPGRDRWFDTLRALALGRVIAYHLFGAAWLSFAFPAMGVMFAVGGSLMARSLDLTPERAVSGRLRRLLPGLWALGLVLVPLMLWHGWSDRPAWPALLSWAVPLVQPPGNEWAADVTGVLWYLVTYLWLVLLSPAMLALHRRWPLWSVLVPLAGVVLLQTVAPGFDGPVESVLTDLVTFAACWMVGFAHQDLRLRRLPLPALLGLAVLCLGVAVGWLATHPGVGRDLNDIPVAQAFWSLGFVLVLLRAAPPMGWLSRLRSLDRLVTALNSRALTIYLWHNAAIALCFAVGDSMGLWRVGQVGYLAGALMLLTGVVLALGWIEDLSARRPPRLLPWPRPTSGPHTGKPPVARPTTVQREATPMRT, via the coding sequence ATGACGCTCCCGAGCCGTCGCACCGCCGGCCGCTTCGTCGTCGCGTCGCTGGCCCTGGTGGTCGGGTCCGTGCTGCTGGTCGAGGCGTACGCGAACGCCAGCTTCCGCCCCGACCACGTCCGTGACGCCGAGGACCAGGTCACCGTGCCCGCGGAGATCCTGCGCGGCGGCCCGGTGCTCGACGCCCGGGGCGCGCAACCGCGCACCTACCGGCTGCCCGCGCGGACCATCGCCCTCACCTTCGACGACGGGCCGGACCCGACCTGGACGCCCCGGGTCCTCGACGTGCTGCACCGACACCACGCCCCGGCCACCTTCTTCGTCATCGGGTCGCAGGTGGCCCGCCACCCGGACCTGGCCCGCCGCGCCGTGGCCGAAGGGCACGAACTGGGCGTGCACACCTTCACCCACCCCGACGTCAGCCTGCTGCCCGCCTGGCGGCGGCGGATGGAGTACGCGCAGACTCAGATGGCGATCGTGCACGCCGCCGGGGTCCGCACGAGTCTGCTGCGCTTCCCGTACTCATCCGAGCCCAGCGCCGTCGACGACGCGAACTGGCCGGTCATCCGGCAGGCCGCCGGGCGGGGCTACCTGACCGTGGTCAACGACCTCGACGGCGAGGACTGGACGCGGCCGGGCGTGGACGCCATCGTGCGGAACCTGACGCCGGCCGGCGACGCGGGTGCCGTGGTGCTGCTGCACGACGCCGGCGGCGACCGGTCGCAGACCCTCGCGGCCCTGGACCGCTTCATCCCGCTGATGCGCGCCCGTGGCTACACCTTCACCACGGTCAGCGGAGGGATGAACCGGGCGCGACCGGAGGCGGCCGCGTTCGCCGGCAACGTCGCGGCGTCCACCGGGGACCGCTGGCGGGCCGCCCCGATCTGCTGGGCCGTCCGGTTGGCCGACGGGATCCTGCGCGGCCTCGCCCTGCTCTTCGTGGTGGTCGGGCTGCTCATGTTGACCCGTACCCTGCTGCTGCTCCTGCTGGCACGTCGGCTCGCCCGGCGCCGACGGGCGCACCGCTGGCCCTGGGGAGTGACGACCGCGCCGGTCTCGGTGATCGTGCCCGCGTACAACGAGCGGGCCGGCATCGTCGCCACCGTCCGGTCCCTGGTCGCCAACGACCATCCCGGGATCGAGGTGATCGTCGTCGACGACGGCTCGACCGACGGCACCGCCGACCTCGTCGACGCGCTCGGCCTGCCCGGCGTCCGGGTCATCCGCAAACCCAACGGTGGCAAGGCGACCGCCCTCAACACCGGACTCCTGTACGCCTCGCACGACATCATCGTCACCGTCGACGCGGACACCGTCTTCGAGCCGGACGCGATCCGGCGGCTCGTCGAGCCGTTCACCGACCCGGGGATCGGCGCGGTGGCCGGGAACGTCAAGGTCACCAACCGGCACCGGCTGCTCGGGAAGTGGCAGCACATCGAGTACGTCATCGGCTTCAGCCTCGACCGCCGGTTCTACGAGAAGCTGGGCTGCATCCCGACCGTGCCCGGCGCGATCGGCGCCTTCCGTCGCCGCGCCCTGACCGAGGTCGGCGGGGTGAGCGGCGACACACTGGCCGAGGACACCGACGTCACCATGGCGGTCCTGCGGGCCGGGTGGCGGGTGGTGTACCAGGACCGCGCCCGGGCCTGGACGGAGGCGCCCGCCTCGGTGGGCGACCTGTGGCGGCAGCGCTACCGCTGGAGCTACGGCACCCTCCAGTCGATGTGGAAGCACCGCGGCGCATGGCGTGACCGGGGCCCCGGCGCCCGGTTCGGCCGGTTCGGCCTGCCCATGCTGGCCCTGTTCGGCGTGCTGCTTCCCCTGCTCGGGCCGGTGCTCGACGTGCTCGCCGTCTACGGACTGTTCTTCCTGGACACCAAGGAGACGGCCGTGGCCTGGCTGGTCATGCTGGCCGTGCAGATGCTCACGGCGGCGGTGGCCTTCAAACTCGACCGGGAACCGCTGCGCCCGCTGCTCACCCTGCCCATCCAGCAGTTCGCCTATCGCCAGCTGATGTACCTGGTGCTGGCCCGGTCGATGGTCACCGCGCTGACCGGCGCCCGGCTCGGCTGGCGCCGGGTCAAGCGGGCCGGCGAGGCGGTCGAGAAGACGCCCGTGCCGCAGGGCGCCGGAGCGCGGCCGGGCCGGGACCGTTGGTTCGACACCCTGCGGGCCCTCGCGCTGGGCCGGGTCATCGCGTACCACCTGTTCGGCGCCGCCTGGCTGAGCTTCGCCTTCCCCGCCATGGGGGTGATGTTCGCCGTCGGCGGCTCGCTCATGGCCCGCTCACTGGACCTTACGCCGGAGCGGGCGGTCAGCGGCCGGCTGCGTCGCCTGCTGCCCGGACTGTGGGCGCTGGGCCTGGTGCTGGTGCCGCTGATGCTCTGGCACGGCTGGTCCGACCGGCCCGCCTGGCCGGCGCTGTTGAGCTGGGCGGTGCCGCTGGTGCAGCCGCCGGGCAACGAGTGGGCGGCGGACGTGACCGGGGTGCTCTGGTACCTGGTGACGTACCTCTGGTTGGTGCTGCTCTCCCCCGCGATGCTGGCGCTGCACCGGCGGTGGCCCCTGTGGTCGGTGCTCGTGCCACTGGCCGGCGTGGTGCTGCTCCAGACCGTGGCGCCCGGGTTCGACGGGCCGGTCGAGTCGGTGCTGACCGACCTGGTCACGTTCGCCGCCTGCTGGATGGTGGGCTTCGCGCACCAGGACCTCCGGTTGCGGCGGCTCCCGCTACCGGCGCTGCTGGGCCTGGCGGTGCTCTGCCTGGGCGTGGCGGTCGGCTGGCTGGCCACGCATCCCGGCGTGGGCCGCGACCTCAACGACATCCCCGTGGCGCAGGCGTTCTGGTCGCTCGGGTTCGTGCTGGTGCTGCTGCGCGCCGCGCCGCCGATGGGCTGGCTGTCGCGGC